ACGCTGCCCGCGGAGATTGGAGGGGAGCCGCCATGGGATCTCGCCAGCTGCGCTATGTCACGCACGTCGCGCGCACGGGCAGCGTCTCGCAGACAGCGCGCGAGCTCTTCATCTCGCGGCAGGCCATCTCCAAAGCACTGCTCTCACTTGAACGGGAACTCGGCTTCGAGATATTCGACCGCGAAGGTGGCATGGCACCCACCCCCGAGGGTGCGGCGGTGCTCGGCCACATGGCGAGCCCTCGCCGAATTCGAAGAAATCGAGCTGTACGCGCGCTCACTCAGGCAACACGACCAACGGGGCGACGGCCAAACCCTCTCCGTCGCATACAAGTCGTTTCCTCTGGATTACCTGTTCTTTCACGAGGGCAACCCAGCATTTAATTTTATCGAAGAGTTCGCGCGGCGCTCGCCAAACCTACGTATGACGACGTTCAGCATGCCCGACTCCTCCATTCTGGACTCCATTGAGGCGGGGGCACTTGGGGCCGGCGTCGTGCAGGGGTCCTATACGCGCCCCGGCCTCTCGACGCTATCGCTGGGGCTCAGCGAGACACGCGTCATCGTCCCCCGCGAGAGCCCACTGTGCGCCAAGGCTCCGCTACACATCGCAGACCTGGAAGGAGTAGCCATCCGCAGCCCGCTCGACCTTGACCAGTTCACCTCGCGATTCATTGAGCGCTGCAGAGTAGCCGGATTCGAGCCGAGCTTCCACATACAGCCGCGGCCCCGAACCCAGGCAGCGCATCTGCGCCATCCAGGTCCGGGGCCGCATACCACCATCAATCCGGCGCGCCTACGCGTCGCGACCTGCCCAAGCTGACCAGCGAGCTCCTCGATGGTGTCCGCCTTCTTGACGGCGCCGCGCTCAACCGCCTCGTCGACCTCAGCCAGCCAGT
This genomic interval from Coriobacteriia bacterium contains the following:
- a CDS encoding LysR family transcriptional regulator, giving the protein MGSRQLRYVTHVARTGSVSQTARELFISRQAISKALLSLERELGFEIFDREGGMAPTPEGAAVLGHMASPRRIRRNRAVRALTQATRPTGRRPNPLRRIQVVSSGLPVLSRGQPSI